The following coding sequences lie in one Candidatus Babeliales bacterium genomic window:
- the rpsP gene encoding 30S ribosomal protein S16 gives MAVRIRLSRIGTKNRPFYRIIATDARSKRDGEVLANVGTFDPVNGSVIQFHEDIYQAWLAQGAIATDSAKKIYRLYKKSGTSAAAAPVQVSADEAVKAEKAEQTA, from the coding sequence ATGGCAGTTAGAATTCGTTTATCTCGAATCGGAACAAAAAATAGACCATTTTATCGCATTATAGCGACAGATGCTCGTAGCAAGAGAGATGGAGAAGTGCTTGCAAATGTTGGAACGTTCGATCCGGTTAATGGTTCAGTTATTCAGTTCCATGAAGATATTTATCAAGCATGGTTGGCTCAAGGTGCAATCGCGACAGATTCAGCAAAAAAAATCTATCGCTTGTACAAAAAGTCTGGAACATCAGCAGCAGCAGCTCCTGTGCAAGTAAGTGCTGATGAAGCTGTGAAAGCGGAAAAAGCTGAACAAACAGCGTAA
- a CDS encoding KH domain-containing protein → MIRELVTFVVQQLVSHPNDVVVSVTEKEDGSLLEIKVAPDDRGRVIGKEGHTIKSLRALIDVAASNGKKVSLELSR, encoded by the coding sequence ATGATAAGAGAACTGGTAACTTTTGTAGTGCAACAATTGGTTTCGCATCCGAATGATGTTGTAGTGAGTGTTACTGAGAAAGAAGATGGTAGTCTTCTTGAAATTAAAGTAGCGCCAGATGACCGAGGCCGCGTTATCGGAAAAGAAGGGCACACAATTAAATCACTGCGTGCCTTGATAGATGTAGCGGCATCCAATGGAAAAAAAGTTTCACTTGAATTGTCTC